In Melospiza melodia melodia isolate bMelMel2 unplaced genomic scaffold, bMelMel2.pri scaffold_18, whole genome shotgun sequence, the following are encoded in one genomic region:
- the LOC134433355 gene encoding olfactory receptor 14J1-like has translation MSNSSSIRHFLLLALADTRQLQLLHFCLLLGISLAALLANSLIISAVACGHHLHTPMFFFLLNLALSDLGSICTTVPKAMHNSLWDTRDISYSGGAAQVFFFLFFITAEFSLLTVMCYDHYVSICKPLHYGTLLGSRACAHMAAAAWASGFLTALLHTANTFSLPLCHGNVLGQFFCEIPHILKLSFSHSTFRKIGISLLAVSLAFGCFLFIVFSYVQILRAVLRIPSVQGRHKAFSTCLPHLAVVSLFLSTAGFAYMKPLSVSSPALDLAVSVLYSVVPPALNPLIYSLRNQELKAAVWTLVTGQFQKH, from the coding sequence atgtccaacagcagctccatcaggcacttcctcctgctggcattggcagacacgcggcagctgcagctcctgcacttctgcctcttgctgggcatctccctggctgccctcctggccaacagcctcatcatcagcgccgtagcctgcggccaccacctgcacacgcccatgttcttcttcctgctcaacctggccctcagcgacctgggctccatctgcaccactgtccccaaagccatgcacaattctctctgggacaccagggacatctcctactcaggaggtgctgctcaggttttcttctttcttttctttatcacagcagagttttccctcctgaccgtcatgtgttatgaccactacgtgtccatctgcaaacccctgcactatgggaccctcctgggcagcagagcttgtgcccacatggcagcagctgcctgggccagtggctttctcactgctctgctgcacacagccaatacattttccctgcccctgtgccatgggaatgtcctgggccagttcttctgtgaaattccacacatcctcaagctctccttctcacactccaccttcagaaaaattgggatttcattGCTTGCTGTCAGTTTAGCCTTTGGTtgttttctgttcattgttttctcctatgtgcagatcctcAGGGCTGTGTTGAGGATTCCCTCTgtgcagggacggcacaaagccttttccacctgcctccctcacctggccgtggtctccctgttcctcagcactgcaggttTTGCTTACATGAAACCACTTTCGGTCTCTTCCCCAGccttggatctggcagtgtcagttctgtactcggtggtgcctccagccctgaaccccctcatttacagcctgaggaaccaggagctcaaggcggcGGTGTGGACACTGGTGACTGGacagtttcagaaacattaa